Proteins encoded by one window of Paenibacillus urinalis:
- a CDS encoding ring-cleaving dioxygenase, translated as MLQTAGIHHITAFVSDAQRNVDFYAGVLGLRLVKKTINFDAPEVYHFYFGDEKGSPGTIITFFPQAGARKGAVGGGQTGVTVYAIPPGSMDFWKERLTSFDIRFEEKHRFGESYIRFLDNAGLVLELVEREAGDLNTWSFNGVPSDKAIKGFGGSVLYSLAPEQTIRVLENFLGLTKVAEEEGWVRFEGTGNLGNIIDINKVKMAPGRGGSGTVHHIAWRAKDFEEHEAWRNMAVEAGLHPTGIIDRQYFNAVYLREPGGILFEIATDPPGFANDETPDKLGEKIMLPSWYEPHREAIEANLPDVIVRNIEGGTKV; from the coding sequence ATGTTACAAACCGCAGGAATTCACCATATTACCGCTTTTGTGAGCGATGCTCAGCGCAATGTCGATTTTTATGCCGGCGTGCTCGGACTTCGCCTGGTGAAGAAGACCATTAACTTCGATGCACCGGAAGTATATCACTTCTACTTCGGAGATGAGAAAGGAAGTCCGGGTACAATCATCACCTTCTTCCCGCAGGCTGGTGCACGTAAAGGTGCTGTCGGAGGCGGGCAAACAGGAGTAACCGTATATGCAATTCCACCGGGCAGCATGGATTTTTGGAAGGAAAGACTGACCTCATTTGATATCCGTTTTGAAGAGAAACATCGTTTTGGCGAGAGCTATATTCGGTTTTTGGATAACGCAGGACTTGTCCTTGAGCTCGTTGAACGTGAGGCGGGGGATTTGAATACCTGGTCCTTCAATGGAGTTCCGTCAGATAAAGCGATCAAAGGCTTTGGCGGTTCTGTATTGTACAGTCTGGCTCCGGAGCAAACGATCCGGGTGCTCGAAAATTTCCTTGGGCTGACGAAAGTAGCTGAAGAGGAAGGATGGGTTCGTTTCGAAGGAACAGGAAATTTGGGTAATATTATTGATATCAACAAAGTAAAAATGGCTCCTGGACGCGGCGGCTCCGGAACAGTCCATCATATTGCATGGCGCGCCAAAGATTTCGAAGAACATGAAGCTTGGCGGAACATGGCCGTAGAGGCTGGACTTCATCCAACAGGCATCATTGACCGTCAATATTTTAACGCTGTATATCTCAGAGAACCGGGCGGCATCCTGTTTGAGATCGCCACAGACCCTCCTGGGTTCGCAAATGATGAAACACCTGATAAACTGGGTGAGAAGATCATGCTTCCATCCTGGTATGAGCCTCACCGTGAAGCAATCGAAGCAAATTTGCCGGACGTCATTGTCCGTAATATTGAAGGAGGAACTAAAGTATGA
- the purN gene encoding phosphoribosylglycinamide formyltransferase: MPGYRIAVFASGQGSNFQALVDAAASGKLDATIELLVSDRPQAPVVEKAEAAGIECHVFKPKEYASREAYEQEIVAKLEEREIDLVVLAGYMRLLTSVVVDRYAGRLINIHPSLLPAFPGKDAIGQALDYGVKMTGITVHFVDGGMDTGAIIAQRAITVSPEDTTETLAASIHELERELYPEVVSWFTKGLVTLDGRKVTIAENDVRK, encoded by the coding sequence ATGCCTGGCTATCGCATTGCCGTGTTTGCTTCGGGACAGGGCAGCAATTTTCAGGCATTGGTGGATGCTGCAGCGAGCGGTAAGCTGGATGCAACGATTGAGCTGTTAGTCAGTGATCGACCACAGGCTCCAGTAGTGGAGAAGGCGGAAGCCGCTGGAATTGAATGCCATGTGTTTAAGCCTAAAGAGTATGCTTCAAGAGAAGCCTACGAGCAGGAGATTGTCGCCAAGCTGGAGGAGCGCGAGATTGATCTTGTAGTCCTTGCCGGTTATATGCGGCTCTTAACCTCTGTTGTCGTTGACCGTTATGCAGGCAGGCTGATTAACATTCATCCTTCCCTGCTGCCCGCGTTTCCGGGTAAGGATGCCATTGGACAAGCTCTGGATTACGGAGTAAAGATGACGGGGATTACGGTGCACTTTGTGGACGGAGGAATGGACACAGGAGCTATTATAGCCCAGAGAGCCATTACGGTTTCACCGGAGGATACAACAGAGACACTTGCTGCTTCGATTCATGAATTGGAACGTGAGCTGTATCCAGAGGTCGTATCTTGGTTCACCAAAGGGCTTGTCACGCTGGATGGACGCAAAGTTACGATTGCGGAGAATGATGTCAGAAAGTAA
- a CDS encoding alpha/beta hydrolase, which produces MNMKHIYREGSNPSAPTILLLHGTGGTETDLLPLAELVSPESSVLGVRGNVSEHGMPRFFRRLAEGVFDIEDLIFRTRELHEFLDEAAEQYGFDRRNIVAIGYSNGANIAGSLLFHYADSLRGAILHHPMVPLRDAVLPDLAGAPVFIAAGKNDPMCAPQESEELEELLTGAGANVKMHWENNGHQLSRNEVIAAAAWFKVQFKA; this is translated from the coding sequence ATGAATATGAAGCATATCTATCGTGAAGGCAGCAACCCCTCAGCACCAACGATCCTATTGCTCCACGGCACAGGAGGAACAGAAACCGATCTTCTTCCGCTTGCAGAGCTGGTATCTCCAGAGTCAAGTGTACTTGGGGTGAGAGGAAACGTAAGCGAACACGGAATGCCCCGATTTTTCCGCCGTCTGGCTGAAGGGGTATTTGATATAGAGGATCTGATCTTCCGTACACGAGAGCTGCATGAATTCCTGGATGAAGCGGCAGAGCAGTACGGCTTTGACCGCCGCAATATCGTGGCCATCGGCTACTCTAACGGTGCCAATATTGCAGGCAGCCTGTTGTTCCATTACGCGGATTCGCTGCGTGGGGCGATACTTCACCATCCCATGGTACCTCTTCGGGACGCTGTGCTTCCGGATTTGGCAGGTGCTCCGGTATTTATTGCCGCAGGAAAAAACGACCCGATGTGCGCTCCGCAGGAATCGGAAGAGCTTGAAGAACTCCTTACCGGCGCCGGTGCCAACGTGAAGATGCATTGGGAGAATAACGGTCACCAGCTGAGCCGTAATGAAGTCATTGCCGCAGCTGCCTGGTTCAAGGTTCAATTCAAAGCTTAA
- the purH gene encoding bifunctional phosphoribosylaminoimidazolecarboxamide formyltransferase/IMP cyclohydrolase — protein MGIKRALVSVSDKTGIVDFCRELSNLGVEIISTGGTSSLLSNEGVPVIGISDVTGFPEIMDGRVKTLHPAVHSGLLAVRDNAEHQQQMKDLGLDYIDLVVVNLYPFQETIAKPGVSYEDAIENIDIGGPTMLRSAAKNHAFVSVVVDAADYEQVLAEVRESGDTTLETRKQLAAKVFRHTAAYDALISDYLSNVNGDPLPERYTVTYEKIQDLRYGENPHQQAAFYRKPLAPNGTLTTAEQLHGKELSYNNINDANAALQIVKEFDAPTVVAVKHMNPCGVGTGENIYEAYMKAYNADPTSIFGGIVAANRTIDSDTAVKLSEIFLEIVLAPDFTPEALEILTKKKNIRLLKMGELGSAKERTSQFVVTSIDGGMVVQQSDIHSIDEGDLQVVTDRAPSAEEMKQLLFGWKVVKHVKSNAIVLAADDMTVGVGAGQMNRVGAAKIALEQAGDKAKGAALASDAFFPMGDTVELAAKHGITAIIQPGGSIKDEESIKAANEHGIAMVFTGVRHFKH, from the coding sequence GTGGGTATTAAAAGAGCGCTGGTTAGCGTTTCGGATAAAACGGGTATCGTGGATTTTTGCCGTGAGCTGTCTAATTTGGGTGTGGAAATTATCTCGACAGGAGGAACAAGCAGCCTGCTGTCGAACGAAGGCGTTCCTGTGATCGGGATATCGGACGTAACCGGTTTTCCTGAAATTATGGATGGACGCGTCAAGACACTGCATCCTGCTGTGCACAGCGGACTGCTGGCAGTTAGAGACAATGCTGAGCATCAGCAGCAAATGAAAGATCTGGGTCTGGATTACATTGACCTCGTTGTCGTTAATTTGTATCCATTCCAAGAGACCATTGCGAAGCCGGGCGTTTCTTATGAGGACGCGATCGAAAATATCGACATCGGTGGTCCGACTATGCTTCGTTCTGCAGCCAAGAACCATGCTTTTGTCAGTGTGGTTGTCGATGCAGCCGACTATGAGCAGGTGCTTGCTGAAGTTCGTGAGAGCGGTGATACGACTCTTGAAACTCGTAAACAGCTTGCGGCAAAAGTTTTCCGTCATACGGCGGCTTATGATGCCCTTATTTCTGATTATCTGTCTAATGTCAACGGAGATCCACTACCAGAGCGCTACACCGTGACTTATGAAAAAATCCAGGATCTGCGCTATGGGGAGAACCCGCATCAGCAGGCTGCCTTCTACCGCAAACCGCTTGCACCGAACGGGACACTCACTACTGCAGAGCAATTGCATGGTAAAGAGCTGTCCTACAACAATATCAACGATGCGAACGCAGCACTGCAGATCGTGAAGGAATTTGATGCTCCAACTGTAGTCGCAGTTAAGCACATGAATCCTTGCGGCGTAGGTACAGGTGAGAATATCTATGAAGCCTACATGAAAGCCTACAATGCAGATCCAACTTCGATCTTTGGCGGCATTGTTGCAGCTAACCGGACAATTGACAGTGATACAGCTGTAAAGCTCAGTGAAATTTTCCTTGAGATCGTCCTTGCTCCGGACTTTACACCGGAAGCACTGGAAATCTTGACCAAAAAGAAAAATATCCGCTTGCTGAAAATGGGTGAGCTTGGCTCTGCGAAGGAGCGTACAAGCCAGTTTGTTGTCACTTCCATTGACGGGGGTATGGTCGTGCAGCAAAGTGACATTCACTCCATCGATGAAGGTGATCTTCAAGTTGTAACGGATCGTGCACCTTCTGCCGAAGAAATGAAGCAGCTGCTCTTTGGCTGGAAAGTTGTTAAGCATGTGAAATCCAATGCGATCGTGCTTGCAGCCGATGATATGACGGTGGGTGTAGGCGCTGGTCAGATGAACCGCGTCGGTGCAGCCAAGATTGCGCTTGAGCAAGCGGGAGACAAAGCCAAAGGGGCGGCGCTTGCATCTGATGCATTCTTCCCGATGGGCGATACGGTTGAACTTGCTGCAAAACACGGCATTACAGCCATCATCCAGCCTGGCGGATCGATCAAAGACGAGGAATCCATCAAGGCTGCGAATGAGCATGGCATTGCCATGGTCTTCACGGGCGTACGTCATTTCAAACACTAA
- the purD gene encoding phosphoribosylamine--glycine ligase has translation MDILVIGGGGREHAIVWALSKSEKAGKIYCAPGNAGIGQIAECVPIAVSEFEQLTAFALEKEIGLVVVGPDDPLADGIVDAFEAKDIPVFGPRKNAAEIEGSKTFMKDLLRKYSIPTAAYEKFGDYEQALAYLRSRTAPIVIKADGLAAGKGVTVAYTMEEAEEALRSMMLDKVFGDAGTQVVIEEFLEGQEMSILAFVDGETVRCMPAAQDHKPVYDGDKGPNTGGMGTYSPLPHIDQAIIDKAIESIVIPTAKAMVEEGRPFRGVLFAGLMISPDGTPKTIEFNARFGDPETQVVLPRLKTDLLEIFLAAVNGTLADIDIEWSEEAAVCVVQASGGYPASYPKGIVISGLDEVSSGESALVFHAGTAKNEAGEWVTNGGRVLGIVGRGTTIEEARAVAYAAAEGIDFEGKHQRTDIAAKALV, from the coding sequence ATGGATATTCTCGTCATTGGCGGCGGCGGCCGCGAGCATGCGATCGTATGGGCTTTGTCGAAATCGGAAAAGGCTGGCAAGATCTACTGTGCACCGGGAAATGCAGGAATCGGCCAGATTGCGGAGTGTGTGCCGATTGCAGTCAGCGAGTTCGAGCAGTTGACCGCTTTTGCGTTGGAAAAAGAAATCGGTTTGGTGGTCGTTGGACCGGATGATCCGTTGGCCGACGGAATTGTGGATGCATTCGAAGCGAAGGACATTCCTGTGTTTGGCCCACGCAAAAATGCGGCAGAAATCGAAGGCAGCAAAACATTCATGAAGGATCTGCTCCGGAAATACAGCATTCCTACGGCAGCCTACGAGAAGTTTGGTGACTATGAACAGGCGCTCGCTTATTTGCGCTCACGCACGGCTCCAATCGTCATCAAGGCCGATGGACTTGCTGCGGGCAAAGGGGTAACCGTAGCTTATACGATGGAAGAAGCCGAAGAGGCGCTGCGCAGTATGATGCTGGACAAGGTATTTGGCGATGCCGGTACTCAAGTCGTTATTGAAGAGTTTCTGGAAGGGCAGGAAATGTCCATTCTTGCATTTGTGGATGGAGAAACGGTTCGCTGCATGCCGGCAGCACAGGATCACAAGCCGGTGTATGATGGAGATAAAGGGCCGAATACAGGCGGAATGGGAACCTATTCTCCGCTTCCTCATATTGATCAAGCCATTATTGACAAGGCCATAGAATCCATAGTCATTCCTACCGCAAAGGCAATGGTAGAAGAAGGACGTCCATTCCGTGGAGTGCTGTTTGCCGGGCTGATGATATCTCCCGATGGAACACCAAAGACAATAGAGTTCAATGCACGTTTTGGAGATCCGGAAACGCAAGTCGTGCTCCCTAGGCTGAAGACCGATCTGCTCGAGATCTTCCTGGCCGCCGTCAACGGAACGCTGGCTGATATCGACATCGAGTGGAGTGAAGAAGCTGCCGTGTGTGTCGTCCAGGCATCGGGCGGCTACCCGGCTTCTTACCCTAAAGGAATTGTTATTTCAGGACTGGATGAGGTATCAAGCGGGGAGTCTGCGCTTGTATTCCATGCGGGAACGGCGAAGAACGAGGCGGGAGAATGGGTAACCAACGGTGGACGCGTACTGGGTATTGTCGGACGGGGTACCACTATTGAAGAAGCGAGAGCGGTAGCCTATGCAGCAGCGGAAGGCATTGATTTCGAAGGAAAGCATCAGCGGACCGATATTGCGGCCAAAGCACTGGTATAA
- a CDS encoding lipase family protein has protein sequence MCSSVFNHDEAMRWGGFIKSVYSADRTVSDANALLEIELPNWKIIAGISIEPSLFKSHSEEWIGCVMESLTDPSRKGIVYRGTETELEWIDDFEFFLLSYTEPGGVGKVEEGFARMYRSLKVHLLEGDKSLLMTEYTQNLQASSLTVAGHSLGGALTVLTAYAAAFCGMETEVYTFGSPMVGDRTFTSAYEKLVPSTWRIYNAPDIVPKLPASELGFAQPEVGIQVNSLDIPGSGRGLAEYHKMDTYLMCISQQQTNDSNSNNEKVG, from the coding sequence ATGTGTAGCTCGGTGTTTAACCACGACGAGGCAATGCGATGGGGAGGCTTCATCAAGTCCGTCTACAGTGCAGATCGAACAGTTAGTGATGCGAACGCACTCCTCGAGATTGAACTGCCGAACTGGAAGATCATCGCCGGGATTTCAATTGAGCCTTCTCTGTTCAAATCGCATTCCGAAGAATGGATTGGCTGCGTTATGGAATCCTTGACCGACCCTTCCCGCAAGGGAATTGTGTATCGGGGAACGGAGACAGAGCTGGAGTGGATTGATGATTTTGAATTCTTCCTGCTGTCCTACACGGAACCTGGAGGCGTTGGCAAGGTGGAAGAGGGATTCGCCAGAATGTACCGCTCCCTTAAGGTTCACCTGCTTGAAGGAGACAAATCCCTGCTCATGACAGAGTATACCCAGAATCTCCAAGCAAGCAGCCTGACTGTTGCGGGGCATAGCCTCGGTGGAGCATTGACTGTACTGACGGCGTATGCGGCCGCCTTTTGCGGGATGGAGACAGAGGTATACACCTTTGGTTCTCCCATGGTCGGAGATCGGACTTTTACGTCCGCCTATGAGAAGTTGGTCCCCAGTACATGGCGTATCTATAATGCGCCGGATATTGTGCCAAAGCTTCCTGCTAGTGAGCTTGGATTCGCTCAGCCGGAAGTCGGCATCCAGGTAAACTCCTTAGATATTCCTGGGAGCGGGCGAGGACTGGCCGAGTACCACAAGATGGATACGTACTTAATGTGTATTTCTCAGCAACAGACTAATGATTCAAACTCAAATAATGAGAAGGTGGGATAG
- a CDS encoding glycoside hydrolase family 1 protein, with amino-acid sequence MTTSFPKDFLWGGAVAANQLEGAYNQDGKGLSVQDVLPKGIAAPRTEEPTSDNLKLVGIDFYNRYKEDVKLFAEMGFKVFRTSIAWSRIFPQGDELEPNEKGLQFYDDLFDECLKYGIEPLVTISHYETPLHLSKTYNGWVNRKMIGFYERYVRTLFARYKGKVKYWLTFNEINSILEEPFMSGGIFTPKEQLSKQDLYQAIHHELVASALAVKIGHEMMPEAKIGCMVLSMPTYPLTPNPDDVVKAMHAEQRNDLFADVHARGYYPKYINRYFKENNISIQFEDDDAEILKHTVDFISFSYYVSICETADPDKRNEGKGNLFAGVQNPYLKASEWGWQIDPQGLRVTLNKYYDRYQKPLFIVENGLGAIDELVTDEQGNKTVIDDYRIQYLNDHLFEVGKAIEDGVEVMGYTSWGCIDLVSASTAEMKKRYGFIYVDRNNDGTGSLERYKKKSFDWYKEVIGTNGASLTDPAAKK; translated from the coding sequence ATGACGACTTCATTTCCGAAAGACTTCCTATGGGGCGGCGCTGTAGCCGCCAATCAGCTGGAAGGAGCATATAATCAAGATGGTAAGGGACTGTCTGTTCAAGACGTGCTGCCAAAGGGTATTGCAGCGCCGAGAACAGAAGAACCGACTTCAGACAACTTGAAGCTCGTAGGGATTGATTTTTATAACCGATACAAAGAGGACGTCAAGCTGTTTGCTGAAATGGGCTTCAAGGTATTCCGTACATCGATTGCCTGGTCGCGGATTTTCCCGCAAGGGGATGAGCTTGAGCCGAATGAGAAAGGGTTGCAGTTCTATGATGACTTGTTTGACGAGTGCTTGAAGTATGGTATTGAGCCGCTGGTCACCATCTCTCACTATGAGACGCCACTGCATCTGTCGAAGACATATAACGGCTGGGTTAACCGCAAAATGATTGGATTCTACGAGCGTTATGTCAGAACACTGTTTGCCCGTTACAAAGGAAAAGTGAAATACTGGCTGACCTTTAATGAGATCAACTCTATTCTGGAGGAGCCGTTTATGAGCGGAGGCATCTTTACTCCGAAGGAGCAGCTCTCCAAGCAGGATTTGTATCAGGCGATCCATCATGAGCTGGTAGCCAGTGCCTTAGCCGTGAAGATCGGACATGAGATGATGCCAGAGGCCAAAATCGGCTGTATGGTCCTCAGTATGCCGACTTATCCGCTCACGCCGAACCCGGATGATGTGGTTAAAGCGATGCATGCAGAGCAAAGAAATGATCTGTTCGCCGATGTGCATGCCCGCGGCTATTATCCTAAATATATCAATCGTTATTTCAAGGAGAACAATATTAGCATTCAATTCGAAGATGATGATGCTGAAATATTGAAGCACACGGTGGATTTCATATCCTTCAGTTATTATGTGAGCATTTGCGAAACAGCCGATCCTGACAAGCGGAATGAAGGTAAAGGCAATTTGTTCGCAGGTGTGCAAAACCCTTATCTGAAAGCGAGCGAATGGGGATGGCAGATCGATCCTCAAGGTCTTCGTGTTACACTCAATAAATATTATGACCGTTATCAGAAGCCATTGTTCATTGTTGAGAATGGACTTGGGGCTATTGATGAGCTTGTTACGGACGAGCAGGGGAATAAGACCGTGATTGACGATTACCGAATTCAGTATTTGAATGACCATCTGTTTGAGGTGGGCAAAGCGATCGAGGATGGAGTCGAGGTTATGGGCTACACCTCCTGGGGATGTATTGATCTGGTCAGCGCGTCTACAGCGGAGATGAAGAAACGATACGGCTTCATCTATGTAGACCGTAACAATGACGGAACAGGCAGTCTCGAGCGGTATAAGAAGAAATCATTTGATTGGTATAAAGAAGTTATTGGTACAAATGGAGCGAGTCTTACAGATCCGGCTGCCAAAAAGTAA
- a CDS encoding NUDIX hydrolase, with product MQRRNVVYSLIMDDTCSKVLMVQNMDNGRWSLPGGAVEANETLEQAAVREAREETGLFIQVGELVGVSECIIEKRGEQVLFFTFLSEVIGGELQITSPEEIGEIAWINMDHANQLMPVPSYQGGLKAAARADRGITYIDEGTA from the coding sequence ATGCAAAGAAGGAATGTAGTCTACTCCTTAATTATGGATGATACCTGCTCTAAGGTGCTCATGGTTCAAAACATGGATAACGGACGCTGGTCACTGCCCGGCGGGGCGGTAGAAGCGAATGAAACATTGGAGCAAGCTGCAGTTAGAGAGGCAAGAGAAGAAACAGGCCTTTTCATACAAGTAGGAGAGCTTGTCGGGGTAAGTGAGTGCATTATTGAAAAGCGCGGAGAGCAAGTGCTGTTCTTTACTTTTCTAAGTGAAGTGATCGGAGGAGAACTGCAAATCACATCACCCGAGGAGATAGGGGAAATCGCCTGGATTAATATGGATCACGCTAATCAACTGATGCCAGTGCCTTCTTATCAAGGCGGACTTAAGGCGGCAGCTAGAGCGGATCGAGGAATAACATACATAGACGAAGGAACGGCTTAG
- a CDS encoding glycoside hydrolase family 1 protein, with product MTLAKKGFPENFLWGGATAANQLEGGYNLGGKGLSTADMIAHVPKELRKGGHAMDITSDRIEQILAGEIEERFPKRHGIDFYHRFKEDIALFAEMGFKVFRMSIHWSRIFPNGYDEVPNEEGLKFYDEVFDELLKYGIEPLVTLSHYETPLGLTQKYNGWAGREVIDHYVRYAETVFTRYKDKVKYWLTFNEINVMLISPYTGGGILVDKVDNKLQTAFQALHHQFVASALVTKLAHEIIPGSQVGCMLARMETYPKTCNPEDVRLAQQENQINLFFTDVHARGKYPNYMARYFEENNVVIERQPGDDEILINNTVDFISFSYYMSVTKSASADEEEVAGNLAGGVKNPYLEASDWGWEIDPIGLRVTLNTLWDRYNKPLFIVENGLGAYDKIEEDGSIHDTYRMDYLRKHIEQMNEAINDGVDLMGFTSWGPIDLVSMSTSEMSKRYGFIYVDLDDAGNGTLERLKKDSFEWFKNVIASNGEVL from the coding sequence ATGACATTAGCCAAAAAAGGATTTCCGGAAAATTTCTTATGGGGCGGAGCAACCGCAGCGAACCAGCTTGAGGGAGGCTATAACCTAGGTGGCAAAGGTCTCTCCACCGCAGACATGATTGCCCATGTTCCTAAGGAGCTTCGTAAAGGTGGCCATGCCATGGATATTACTTCGGACCGAATAGAACAGATCCTCGCTGGAGAGATTGAAGAGCGTTTTCCCAAGCGTCATGGAATTGACTTCTATCACCGTTTCAAGGAAGATATCGCTCTATTTGCCGAGATGGGCTTCAAGGTATTCCGGATGTCTATTCACTGGTCCCGTATTTTCCCGAATGGCTATGATGAAGTACCGAACGAGGAAGGCCTGAAATTTTATGATGAGGTATTTGATGAACTGCTTAAATACGGCATTGAGCCGCTCGTAACGCTGTCACACTATGAAACACCGCTGGGTCTTACTCAAAAGTATAACGGATGGGCCGGACGTGAAGTCATCGACCATTATGTGAGATACGCAGAGACGGTATTCACGCGTTATAAAGACAAGGTGAAATACTGGCTGACATTTAACGAGATTAATGTCATGCTGATCAGCCCATATACGGGCGGCGGTATTCTGGTGGACAAGGTGGATAACAAGCTCCAAACGGCCTTCCAAGCACTGCATCATCAGTTTGTGGCGAGTGCCTTGGTGACGAAGCTGGCCCATGAGATTATTCCAGGCTCCCAAGTAGGCTGCATGCTGGCTCGTATGGAGACCTATCCGAAGACCTGCAATCCAGAGGATGTAAGACTGGCTCAGCAGGAAAATCAAATCAACCTGTTCTTTACTGATGTCCATGCTCGTGGTAAGTATCCAAATTACATGGCACGATACTTTGAAGAGAATAACGTGGTTATCGAGCGCCAGCCGGGCGATGATGAAATTCTGATCAACAATACAGTGGATTTTATTTCGTTCAGCTATTACATGAGTGTAACGAAATCAGCATCTGCGGATGAGGAAGAGGTAGCTGGCAATCTGGCTGGCGGCGTGAAGAATCCTTATCTTGAGGCTTCCGACTGGGGCTGGGAGATCGATCCAATTGGGCTTCGAGTTACACTGAACACGCTATGGGATCGTTACAATAAACCGCTCTTTATCGTAGAAAATGGACTAGGCGCATATGACAAGATCGAAGAGGACGGCTCCATTCATGATACGTACCGGATGGATTACCTTAGAAAGCATATTGAGCAGATGAATGAAGCAATTAATGACGGTGTAGACCTGATGGGCTTCACAAGCTGGGGACCGATCGACCTGGTCAGCATGTCTACATCTGAAATGTCCAAGCGTTATGGTTTTATTTATGTTGATCTGGATGATGCAGGCAACGGAACACTTGAGCGCTTGAAGAAGGACTCCTTTGAATGGTTCAAGAATGTTATCGCCTCTAACGGAGAAGTGCTTTAA
- the purM gene encoding phosphoribosylformylglycinamidine cyclo-ligase: MSEAYKNAGVDIAAGNEAVEKMKKHVKRTFRPEVMTDLGGFGALFGLNKDKYDEPVLVSGTDGVGTKLKIAFAMDQHDTIGIDAVAMCVNDIVVQGAEPLFFLDYLACDKVVPDKIEAIVAGIAEGCHQAGAALIGGETAEMPGMYSEGEYDIAGFTVGVVDKTKIINGSTIAPGDTVIGLASSGVHSNGFSLVRKLLLEQSGYSLQDEIAELGGTLGGTLLTPTKIYVKPVLALLDEVKVKGMAHITGGGFIENIPRMLPEGVNVDIDHGSWPVLPIFKLMQDKGSISNRDMFTTFNMGIGLVLVVSEADAENTLAVLRANGEEAYTIGRVTEGSGIVTFTGVEV; this comes from the coding sequence TTGTCAGAAGCATACAAAAATGCAGGCGTCGATATCGCGGCAGGCAACGAAGCGGTTGAGAAAATGAAGAAACACGTAAAACGTACATTTCGCCCTGAAGTTATGACCGATCTTGGCGGATTCGGTGCCTTGTTCGGATTGAACAAGGATAAATACGATGAGCCCGTACTCGTGTCTGGCACAGATGGTGTCGGAACGAAGCTGAAGATTGCATTTGCGATGGATCAGCATGATACGATCGGCATTGATGCAGTGGCCATGTGTGTGAACGACATTGTCGTACAAGGTGCAGAACCATTGTTCTTCCTCGACTATCTGGCATGTGACAAGGTCGTACCTGACAAGATCGAAGCGATTGTAGCCGGTATTGCTGAGGGATGTCATCAGGCTGGAGCTGCGTTGATCGGCGGAGAAACAGCCGAAATGCCAGGCATGTACAGTGAAGGGGAATACGATATTGCCGGCTTTACGGTAGGGGTCGTGGACAAAACGAAGATCATTAACGGCAGCACGATTGCACCTGGCGACACGGTGATCGGTCTTGCTTCCAGCGGCGTGCACAGCAACGGCTTCTCTCTGGTTCGCAAATTGCTGCTGGAGCAGTCGGGATACAGCTTGCAGGATGAGATTGCAGAGCTTGGCGGAACACTGGGCGGTACGCTGCTTACGCCGACCAAGATATATGTGAAGCCAGTCCTCGCACTTCTGGATGAAGTGAAAGTAAAAGGCATGGCGCATATTACAGGCGGTGGATTCATCGAGAACATTCCGCGGATGCTTCCTGAAGGCGTGAACGTGGACATCGATCATGGCTCTTGGCCGGTTCTGCCGATCTTCAAGCTGATGCAGGACAAAGGCAGCATCTCTAATCGCGATATGTTCACAACCTTCAATATGGGAATTGGTCTTGTCCTTGTTGTCAGTGAAGCGGATGCGGAGAACACACTCGCAGTCCTTCGTGCGAATGGTGAGGAAGCTTACACCATCGGCCGTGTGACCGAAGGCAGCGGAATCGTGACCTTTACAGGAGTGGAAGTCTAA